AGCTCGGTGTTTGCTATCGGCCCGGGCTACTATTTGGAAACAGACTAGCTCACGGAAGGCTACTGTTTGGAAACAGACTAGCTCAAGGAAGGCTACTGTTTGGAAACAGACTAGCTCAAGGAAGGCTACTGTTTGGAAACAGACTACCTCAAGGAAGGCTACTGTTTGGAAACAGACTAGCTCACGGAAGGATGTTGTTTGGAGACAGactaccacaaaaaaaaaaaaatcttataaaAGTGGAGTGGACAGAATTAAGAGGAAGCAGTAGAGTTCTGggtttattggccaagtgacTGAGACAGCATGTTGAGGGGGCTTCATGGAGCTATTTCATAGCAGGGAGGCAAAATCCTGTCAACACACATCCACTTAGTCCAACAGCAGTGTGACAACAGAGACATATCAaagcacagagaaacagaagtcAGGCACACTGACTTGCACAAACTGCAATCAGACTAGCTTAAGGAAGGATTCTATTTGGAAACAGACTAGCTTAAGGAAGGATACTGTTTGAAGAGAGGCTTGCCAAGTCCAGACTAAATGCTCTTTGAGGATAAAGTGGTGTAAGGAAGCGTTCGTTGACTGAGTTGTTAACTCGTGTTGTGATCAGCTTAGCCACCTAGCCACGACATCTGTGTTGGGGCCTCTGGGGACGATACGAGGGTTCAGACTGAACCCATGACGGGGCGTGTCCCATAGTAAAATGGGGCGTGTCCCGTAGTAAAATGCTTGAAAGAGAAAGGATcaatgattgacagctgtgtaGTCCATACAGAACTCTTAGATTGACAGAGAGTTAGTGAGTGGGCTATAGAGACACATGTTCTGTACTTGACCGCAGGGTTTAGCCTCAGTTGAGTGTAGAGAGCTCAATCCAATCCTACAGAAGCATTATAAAAGCAAGTTAAATGACACCTTTTACACCATTACTGCATTGCTGTCTGAGGAACATTGCAAGAACATTGCAGCAGTCAAATTCAGACGTATAACCCCTTGAAAGAAAAATGCAAACATTCTGGGTGAAAAAGGATCTTAACCCAAAGATTCACACAAAATTATAATAGCTGTCTAGTCCACAATGTCTAGCCTTCAAAACACAGAAAGCCAAATAAAGATGAACTAAGCAGCCCAAATAACGACATTGTTAATAGCTACTGTAGTTGCACAGTTCTGTAGTAGTGGTTCATTTGTGTCTGGTTTGTTTGTAGAACTCCGAGCTGTTCACGCTCACCTACGGGGCCCTGGTCACCCAGCTGTGCAAGGACTACGAGAACGACGAGGAGGTCAACAAGCAGCTGGACAAGATGTGAGTCTCTGCTGAGGATAGAGACCCTCATTAGTTTCTGCTCGGATTGCTCATCATTTTGTTTACTGTGTATATTTGTCCTGTCTTTTGAAATGAATACAGGTCAAATAATAATCTGTTAATGTTCTTGTCCTggtatgtgtttgctgtttgaatatctccacacacacacacacacacacacacacacacctgtatggaCATTCTTTTCAATGGAATCAACGCAGCATGGGTCACTGGGAAGGTGAAGGAGGTCTGATTGCCAAGTGAGGCACCAGAAGTATGTGAGGTTACTACGCAATGCTCAGAATTGATTCTGTGTGGGCAGTATTTGTTTCATCCAGTCAgaatccctctccctctctccttctttctttctttctttctttctttctttctttgtgtgtgtgtgtgcgcgtgcgtgcagtttatgaaaatgtgtgcactttgttaaagtgtgtgtgtgctttatgatggtgtgtgctttgtgaaagtgtgagcgagggtgtgtgtgtgaaatgtgtgtttggcctctgaaccgccctgtctgtgtgtgtgtgtgtgtgtgtgtgtgtgtgtgtgtgtgtgtgtgtgtgtgtgtgtgtgtgtgtgtgtgtgtgtgtgtgtgtgtgtgtgtgtgtgtgtgtgtgtgtgtgtgtgtgtgtgtgtgcgtgtgtgtgccctctgaaccgccctgtctgtgtgtgtgtgtgtgtgtgtgtgtgccctctgaaccgccctgtctgtgtgagtgggctGAGTGTTAGCTTGGGAAGTGTCAAATGTACCACTTCGGGCTCTGGGAGTCTTCTCTCCACCACACCAAATAAATGAGGTGAaagtgttctcacacacacacacacacacaccctatacacaagcactcacatttagccttcacacacacactgactcacatgcaacctacacacacacacacactgactcatgtacagcctacacacacacacacacacacacacacacacacacacacacacacacagagagagagagagagagagcgccctACAGTCCAGTGACAAATTCTCCATCCGGCCCAAACCCTACAGAAGTCAGAAATAGACTCAGTCTAGAGCCATTCATTCATCATAATGacgggatgtttttttttttttttttagcagcaGCAGTGTTAGCCACCCGTCCCCTAGGCAACAGAGATAATCTACCCTCGCAGGGGCAGTAGCCTATGTGTTAGCCATCCGTCCCCCAGGCAACGGAGAATAATCGACCCCTCACATGGGCATTCTTGGGGTGGGCATGATCCacttgagatgagatgaagtCCAGACAGAAATCAATCAAACCCTAACTTTAGAGCTCAACCCACCCGCTACCTAGCTACATTATGGGTGAGGCATCTTAGGTTTATTGAGTAAAATGGGTAAAACAGGCTAAAGTGAATCCGATAACATTCATGTCAAAAGCGGTCAAAAGTCCCTGAGCGTCCTGTAAGTGACTCCTTCACTCTCCAGACGAGGAGGCGCGAGGCGGGAGAGGAGAAGGCGCGCTGATGAGGATGAAAGGAAGCAGTCTTGCGTGAGGgatctgataaaaaaaatggtgtCTGTGGACGCTTTAACTCACCCTTTGtctccgtctctgtgtgtgtctgtgtgtctgtgtgtctgtgtgtctgtgtgtctgtgtgtctgtgtgtctgtgtgtctgtgtgtgtgtgtgtgtgtgtgtctgtgtgtgtgtgtctggttaggGGATACAACATTGGCGTGCGACTCATCGAGGACTTTCTGGCCCGCTCGAGCGTGGGGAGGTGTCACGATTTCCGAGAAACGGCCGATGTCATCGCTAAGGTAACGAGCGAGCCCAGAGGCAATTCTccactttcacacacagccaaccctcaggagggagagagggaaaggaaggaaggaaggaaggaaggaagagggagagagaaataaagaaaggaagaaagaaagagagagggagggaaagggagggagggggagggagggggagggagggagggagggaaagggaggagagacaagagTGCCGGTAGACGAGTGACTGGAATTTGAACTCTGACCTGTGGTAGTCTGCATAGTTTCTCAGCTTTCATCGCCCCTCAGAGCTGGGGGGGGTGGAACTGCAGgtggagacgtgtgtgtgttagctgtggtCCAGGGGACCCGCTGgacaggtggaggtggagacgtgtgtgttagctgtggtCCAGTGGACCCGCTGGACAGGTGGAGGGTCGGGTCAGCACCGGGGGGTGAAGCCTCAGAgatgctgctggtgctggtccCATCTGGACCGATTCCTGTGTGCTCAGAACACAAAGCAGCTCAGCTCACAACCATGAGTTCACTCTGAAGGAATCTCTCtgtgctttctctgtctttctttcactttgtcGCACTGAAGGAATCTCTCTGGTTCCATCTCTTTGCAatctgcttttctttcttttctttctttgtgtctttctgtctcccaattgcgctctctctctctcttttcctccttttgtatggctctttccctctctgtctatctatctttctctatcttttctctctctatcagtctatctccctgtctgttttaccccctctctctcacgctgtgtgtgtgtgtgtgtgtgtgtgtgtgtgtgtgtgtgtgtgtgtgtgtgtgtgtgtgtgtgtgtgtgtgtgtgtgtgtgtgtgtgtgtgtgtgtgtgtgtgtgtgtgtgtgtgtgtgtgtgtgtgagtgagtgtgagagcaggCCACGTAGTCAGATTATTATCTAGCCCTGGTGTGTTTGCTCTGGGCCCGAGATCAGACTGCAGAACCCTTTGGGTCCTCCATCACCGGTTCACCAAACCGGCTCTTGGGCCAGCCGTGCACCAAACCCCAAAGGCGGCGGCGCCGATTATCCGGGGCTGTGTGAGGGCGGCGAAAACCTCTTAATCCTGGGAAACGCTTTGAACCTCAGTCACAGTTGGGGAAAAACAAAAGCCTTCATTCGACTCTTTGATGCTTCGTGTTATTATTCGGCTTGATTATAGCGAGCTGTATTTAAAATAGCTTCATACCTAACAAATAATGAAAGAAATCTCCTAGTCCAAATGAAGCACAAACCAAAGGACTTGTATGTGCTCTTCAGGTTGCAGATAAagcttatttacatttatttgctTGATAGCTTCATATTCAATCACAActtcaacaaaacaacaaaaggcTCCTCCTATTGTAGCCGAAAGATCTTCCAATGGAACAGAAGATCCTACCATTATAACAGAAAAGGATCTTCCTTTGTAACTGAATGATATCCCATTTTGACTGAATGACCTTCCACTGTAACAGAAGAACCTTCTATTGTAACGGAAGGATGTTCCATGGCAACggaatgacctttgacctaaaacagaattttttttcattgtgacAGAAGGATGTTCCATTGGTCTTCTCTAGTCAGCCCTCCGTGTTCTCTTGCGTTTGCAGGTGGCGTTTAAGATGTACCTGGGAGTGACCCCCAGCGTGACCAACTGGAGCCCGGCAGGAGACGAGTTCTCCCTCATCCTGGAGAGCAACCCGCTGGTGGACTTTGTGGAGCTCCCAGACAACCACAACAACCTCGTCTACTCCAGCCTGCTGTGTGGAGTACTGCGGGGGTCACTGGAGAtggtgagactgtgtgtgtgtgtgtgtgtgtgtgagtgtgtgagatgagaaAGAGCGAGCTCCTAGACAACAACAAACTCATGTTCCGGCTGTGTGGGGTACTGCGGGGGTCACTGGAGAtggtgagactgtgtgtgtgtgtgtgtgtg
The sequence above is drawn from the Clupea harengus chromosome 19, Ch_v2.0.2, whole genome shotgun sequence genome and encodes:
- the trappc3 gene encoding trafficking protein particle complex subunit 3, translating into MSRQSNRTSDSKKMNSELFTLTYGALVTQLCKDYENDEEVNKQLDKMGYNIGVRLIEDFLARSSVGRCHDFRETADVIAKVAFKMYLGVTPSVTNWSPAGDEFSLILESNPLVDFVELPDNHNNLVYSSLLCGVLRGSLEMVQMAVDVRFAQDTLRGDNVTEIRMKFIKRIEENLPAGDE